The nucleotide sequence AGGGGTCCGATACGCCATAAGATGTACGAAAAACTCTTTAGCTCATTTGCTAAATTTATTATTACTATTTTTTTACTGTCTATAATAATAACCTCTGCTGCAGCATATATTCTTTATAAAACAAGATATCTAACATATATAAACATAATAGCATCTGCACTCGTATCAATATTAGTTGGTTTTCTCATATCATTGGTACCAACTAGAGGTGTGGATGATGAAAAAGATAAAATCTAATTTAAATAAATTATTCAAAACCTTATTAATTTATAGGGTTTGTGATTCTAAGCTTAACTTAGCTTCTAGCCGGGATTTCTAAAATTCAGGCACATTAAAAAATTTTGTAGTAAGTATTAGCGAGGCGTTCTTGAAAGTTTTAGTAGATTTTATATGTCTGAGCGCAGCGAGTTTATAAAATCTGCTTAGACTTTTATGAACGCAAGCTTACACTTACTAGAAATTTTTTACGTAACGTATTTTGGGAATCCCGGCTGGAGCATAAGTTAAGCTTTCATTTACAAACCCTATATTTTATAATTATTTTTAACATTAAGTATTGATTTTTTAATAGCTATGGTATAAAATAGAATAGTATTTCGGGGTGTGGCGCAGATGGGAGCGCGCGTGGTTTGGGACCATGAGGTCGCAGGTTCAAGCCCTGTCACCCCGACCATGTACTATTTATAAAAGAAGTAAACTAAAGTTTGCTTCTTTTTTTTATCAATTCCACTTGACATATTCATCTATAATTGCTAGATTATAATTGTAACAATTTAATATCATAATTTAACGGGGTGTGGCGCAGATGGGAGCGCGCTTGCTTCGGGAGCAAGAGGTCGCAGGTTCAAGCCCTGTCACTCCGACCATGCGGAGTGTTCTTAAAGGACTCTCCGTTTTTACCTGGCTTTTATTGGGAATAACTTAGTGTTATTCCCTTTTTCATTTTTAATCGTACATCCGTTTTCTGGATACTTGAACAATGTTCTGACACAGTAAAAGCTCTGATCCAATTTTAATAAATGGTAAAGATCAAATACTATAATGATACTTGAAAACAAAATTGAGTGTCAGAATTTTTCTGATTTATTGACTTCTATGTTTAATAAGTATAATATGTTATACAAATCATACTTATTGAATTTGGAGGATAGATATGAATACAAAAAAAGAAAAATATGCTTGGACAGTTACGGTTGGTGAAAAGGGGCAAATTGTGATTCCAAAACAGGCAAGAGACATATTCAACATCAAGTCAGGCGATACACTAATCATACTTGCCGACAATAAAAAAGGCATTGCTATTCCGCCTAAAGAAAGCTTTACCGAGCTTGCTGCAAAAATCTTTGCAGATAAGTCGGAGAATTGACAATGAGAAAGCATTACTTAGACAATATCCGCTGGGTTACTGTTTTGCTGGTTCTGGTTTATCACGTTTTTTATCTGTTCAACGGTGTAGGTGTGCTCGGCGGCATCGGCAGCTTTTCGAAAGTACAGTATCAGGACGCCATGCTGTATTTCGTATACCCGTGGTTCATGGTACTATTGTTTCTGATTGCCGGAATCAGCTCCCGGTATGCATTGGAGCATCGGAGTCATAAACAGTTTATGAAAGACAGAACCGTGAAGCTGCTTGTTCCATCCACCCTCGGACTCTTCGTGTTTCAATGGATGGTTGGTTACTTCAATATAAAGATCGGTGGTGCATGGAATACGATTCCAGCATTCATCCGCTACCCAATCATGGCCATTTCCGGTATTGGCCCGTTATGGTTTATCCAGATGCTGTGGGTGTTTGCATTGCTGCTTGTGCTGATTCGGGAAATCGATTCTAATGATAATTTTTATATGCTCTGCGGAAAGTGTAATCTTTTCGTGATTCTGCTTCTTTTCCTTCCCCTCTGGGGAGCGTCACAGATTCTCAATATGCCGGTTATTACGACTTATCGCTTCGGTATTTACTTTGCTGCATTTTTGATCGGTTATTTTATATTCTCTCACGATCGAATTCAAAACAAAGTGCAGAAAATTCACCTGCCAATGCTAATGATCGCTGTCGTGATGGGCATCGCTTATACGGTATATTATTTCGGTCAGAATTATACTGCCAATGCCTGCCTGAAAAGTATTTTCACTAATGCCTACCTATGGATTGCGATTCTCGCGATTCTGGGCTGCGGGAAGGCATGGTTCAACAAAATATCAAAATTTGCAGCTTATATGACAAAATCAAGCTTTGGCATTTAC is from Clostridium fermenticellae and encodes:
- a CDS encoding AbrB/MazE/SpoVT family DNA-binding domain-containing protein, translating into MNTKKEKYAWTVTVGEKGQIVIPKQARDIFNIKSGDTLIILADNKKGIAIPPKESFTELAAKIFADKSEN
- a CDS encoding acyltransferase family protein — encoded protein: MRKHYLDNIRWVTVLLVLVYHVFYLFNGVGVLGGIGSFSKVQYQDAMLYFVYPWFMVLLFLIAGISSRYALEHRSHKQFMKDRTVKLLVPSTLGLFVFQWMVGYFNIKIGGAWNTIPAFIRYPIMAISGIGPLWFIQMLWVFALLLVLIREIDSNDNFYMLCGKCNLFVILLLFLPLWGASQILNMPVITTYRFGIYFAAFLIGYFIFSHDRIQNKVQKIHLPMLMIAVVMGIAYTVYYFGQNYTANACLKSIFTNAYLWIAILAILGCGKAWFNKISKFAAYMTKSSFGIYIVHYLVVLASCYFLKFHTVLPAFAIYLIAIFSVLVISPVLYELLKRIPILRYLILGIQKKKIKEQ